From Pyrenophora tritici-repentis strain M4 chromosome 1, whole genome shotgun sequence, the proteins below share one genomic window:
- a CDS encoding Atrophin-1 multi-domain protein, which produces MPQSHPSLSPSHISFITSQPLFFVATAPWAGSHINISTKGHLSRTFAVLGPNTVAYLDATGPSCETISHIYENGRVTLLFSSFSGDKPRNIRLFCKGRVVEKWDPYYGQLRAKMATENGDEVDITGARAIVVLKVLSVQTSCGVKMPEAGEEGDAVMYADHGEEEGVGGDVTMESWARKMLEKQELGDYQKRYNHRSLDGLPGMMSARRSHDENIAVEDTKAWFRKVSRQQDAVALGVGLGMLLMLLLSFVGILSIKPVFLEHILNFQRRQMGEPEDHSWKSEL; this is translated from the coding sequence ATGCCGCAATCCCATCCCTCCCTCAGCCCCTCCCACATCTCTTTCATAACCAGTCAACCTctcttcttcgtcgccaCCGCTCCCTGGGCCGGATCCCACATCAACATCTCAACCAAAGGCCACCTCTCCCGCACCTTCGCCGTGCTCGGCCCCAACACAGTCGCCTACCTCGACGCCACGGGCCCATCCTGTGAAACAATATCGCACATCTACGAAAACGGGCGTGTAACCCTCCTCTTCTCGTCTTTCTCTGGCGACAAACCGCGTAACATACGCCTCTTCTGCAAGGGCCGGGTAGTGGAGAAATGGGATCCATACTATGGCCAACTTCGCGCAAAGATGGCGACCGAGAATGGAGATGAGGTTGATATTACAGGTGCGAGGGCGATTGTGGTGCTGAAAGTGTTGAGTGTGCAGACGAGTTGTGGGGTTAAGATGCCAGAGGCTGGGGAGGAGGGGGATGCGGTCATGTATGCGGATCATGGGGAGGAGGAAGGGGTTGGCGGCGATGTTACCATGGAGAGCTGGGCGAGGAAGATGCTGGAGAAGCAGGAGCTGGGGGATTATCAGAAGAGGTATAACCATAGGTCGTTGGATGGGCTGCCGGGTATGATGAGTGCGAGGAGGTCGCATGATGAGAATATTGCGGTCGAGGATACCAAGGCGTGGTTTAGGAAGGTTAGTAGGCAGCAAGATGCTGTGGCGcttggggttgggttgggtaTGCTGCTCATGTTGCTTTTGAGTTTCGTGGGTATACTCAGTATCAAGCCAGTATTCTTGGAGCATATACTCAACTTCCAGCGGAGGCAGATGGGCGAGCCGGAGGACCATTCCTGGAAAAGCGAGCTTTAG
- a CDS encoding DUF866 domain containing protein, which translates to MVLALALKAELNGVTDLRPADTEDAPFFYTFKVQCTSCRETHPNPVSVNRFEQNEQSGSKGEANFVWRCKNCKREHSANIKAAPTSYPQSDPPKKVNILEFDCRGLEFVEFKAEGEFLATGIESGTKFSGIELPDGEWYDYDEKAGEEVSITNVEWEIRRA; encoded by the exons ATGGTACTAGCACTAGCATTGAAAGCCGAGCTCAACGG CGTAACAGACCTCCGCCCCGCCGACACCGAAGACGCGCCCTTCTTCTACACCTTCAAAGTCCAATGCACATCATGCCGCGAAACTCATCCCAACCCCGTCTCCGTCAACCGCTTTGAGCAAAACGAGCAAAGCGGCAGCAAAGGCGAGGCAAACTTTGTCTGGAGGTGTAAGAACTGTAAG AGAGAGCATTCCGCGAATATCAAAGCAGCGCCTACTTCGTACCCACAAAGCGACCCCCCCAAGAAAGTTAACATCCTCGAGTTTGACTGCAGAGGCTTAGAGTTTGTCGAGTTTAAAGCTGAAGGGGAGTTTTTGGCCACAGGCATTGAGTCCGGAACGAAATTCTCCGGAATCGAGCTGCCGGATGGGGAGTGGTATGATTATGATGAGAAGGCGGGAGAAGAGGTTAGCATCACAAATGTGGAGTGGGAGATTCGTCGCGCATAG
- a CDS encoding DUF2435 multi-domain protein, with protein sequence MGTIEESVDAAAEFIGPFVDKGRKYSAEVSTDLLVDQALFHLQAINTADLAADPNAPYDASLAGVVYGLLDLITLLGIIPRLSPGVAFSQRPRSTLSAIIYTPPNRSLDLLAKIIECLLSVMRQHGDGVQPLLSQRILPDMISALAELSFSPDSDQDTKNKYTNAYEKIMKDTPTSRLLPILTTFLQQPLPIWFKPVISAELSMVPLRPNGVRHTVEFLSLSYLSKNSQIPQGASGPSSQIPIPLEAVTQASKLLVQPPSGIGLDAWLMKLAPQILHLLDGSEGKELSRAAGQIVAGGILSKRATGAPGSVGWETFVSPLLRTIYPKELENAASNTNDKTKVVVQEADLKIALRRLDAIVFSYSHVGLIKRLISPVLLSLWALLNYTESRPLLNKEWGALANSILSRYMEIACDVNQIDNIATNLFWNGDILWTFGPGSEGGVEIRRRLREKKKDVGSMESIVEQISNLDDRVSLLVSLLSEAKIPDEVAGSIFLHTTRRWLAPEESTAKSLVDDDPTGDPLAALVDAKLSEALAQRFQKHLARSPQHIIELVAQLIVSSINAHKDRLDKSQKLRTSKRALLGSIVQKQGVSAAEDDSDATDEDLLSFSLGILNMLIASPDFKKTLSVMESLHELIPPLTYLTQPHSQSQLSFSPLISNSATTIIQLIAPMPTVQSSTAGTMPSKLTDPLAEHRATLKTCLGELQSPEAPNRTWALNMLHTLLKSPIAFRAVDVPSLSHTLLSASLADPESYVHLAAIPVVVTLADRAPKPVVGILVDAFIDIDERSLKLARGKQTEEKENELRNAMDFRLRVGEVLNNFVNEGDIWNSNDRTTMRYKYAKQITEACLSLASRRGQRTQTLLTRTELAEQEKRIREEGEAAWGGPIPNVFDPEDAGSQDKAEYEALQKIVRGWEDTGIEEDVRIRASALSVLSIVFEHRLNVLRQPTVDAGLQVVLLVLTVEREEPKALLRRAAVLAVMGLLRSFDAAIERGQEHEIGLSPKQQEELERVVKWVRDEDGDALVRGHAASVVEGLETLRLKKLYNAKDDSLKLGQDLGLEGNLRGLNVQPQMERNEQKKKKIIEEIE encoded by the coding sequence ATGGGCACCATCGAGGAATCCGTTGATGCAGCGGCTGAATTTATTGGTCCCTTCGTTGACAAAGGTCGCAAATACAGTGCTGAAGTCTCAACCGACTTGCTTGTAGACCAGGCGCTTTTCCATCTCCAGGCTATCAATACCGCAGACCTAGCGGCAGATCCAAACGCACCCTATGACGCTTCGCTTGCTGGAGTCGTCTACGGTCTTCTAGACTTGATCACCCTGCTAGGCATAATACCACGACTATCTCCCGGTGTTGCGTTCAGTCAGCGGCCGAGATCCACACTGTCTGCAATCATCTACACGCCGCCGAATCGCAGCTTGGACCTGCTTGCAAAGATAATAGAATGCCTTTTATCGGTGATGAGGCAACATGGAGATGGTGTGCAGCCGCTGCTTTCTCAGCGGATACTTCCTGACATGATCTCTGCGCTGGCTGAGCTTTCCTTCTCACCAGACTCGGACCAAGACACCAAAAACAAATACACAAACGCATACGAGAAAATAATGAAAGACACTCCCACCTCGCGGCTACTTCCAATTCTTACAACGTTCCTGCAACAGCCGCTACCGATATGGTTCAAGCCCGTGATCTCTGCTGAGCTATCCATGGTCCCACTTCGACCCAACGGCGTTCGGCACACCGTCGAGTTTCTTTCCTTGTCTTACTTATCCAAAAACTCCCAGATCCCCCAGGGCGCATCAGGTCCATCTTCACAAATTCCAATCCCGTTGGAGGCTGTTACGCAGGCCTCAAAGTTACTGGTCCAGCCACCGAGTGGTATCGGCCTTGATGCTTGGTTGATGAAACTCGCTCCCCAAATACTGCATTTGCTCGATGGAAGCGAGGGCAAGGAGCTAAGTCGGGCGGCTGGACAGATTGTTGCAGGTGGGATATTGAGTAAACGAGCAACTGGGGCGCCCGGTTCCGTGGGATGGGAAACCTTTGTAAGCCCTTTATTGCGAACGATTTATCCTAAGGAGCTCGAGAATGCTGCATCCAATACCAATGATAAGACAAAGGTTGTTGTGCAGGAGGCAGACTTGAAGATTGCATTACGACGACTCGATGCCATTGTGTTCTCATATTCTCACGTGGGACTCATCAAGCGCTTGATTAGTCCCGTGCTCCTTTCATTATGGGCTTTGCTTAATTACACCGAGTCCAGGCCACTGCTGAATAAAGAATGGGGTGCGCTAGCGAACTCAATTCTGTCACGGTATATGGAAATTGCTTGCGATGTCAATCAAATCGACAACATTGCTACAAACCTCTTCTGGAACGGAGACATTCTTTGGACCTTTGGACCAGGGTCCGAAGGTGGCGTGGAGATCCGACGGCGGTTGCGAGAAAAGAAAAAGGATGTGGGGTCAATGGAAAGCATCGTGGAACAGATCAGCAATCTAGATGACAGAGTGTCCCTTTTGGTTTCCCTTCTTTCGGAAGCCAAAATTCCTGACGAGGTCGCTGGATCTATTTTTCTCCACACAACAAGGCGCTGGCTAGCTCCGGAGGAGTCTACAGCAAAGTCTCTGGTTGACGACGATCCGACAGGTGATCCACTTGCAGCACTTGTTGATGCAAAGCTCTCGGAAGCGTTGGCGCAGCGTTTCCAGAAGCATCTCGCACGAAGTCCACAGCACATTATCGAGCTCGTGGCCCAGCTTATCGTAAGCTCTATCAATGCGCACAAGGATCGGCTGGACAAGTCCCAAAAGTTGCGGACTTCCAAACGAGCACTGTTGGGTAGTATCGTGCAGAAGCAGGGTGTTTCAGCAGCAGAAGACGATAGCGACGCTACAGATGAGGATTTGTTATCATTTTCTCTGGGGATTTTGAACATGTTGATAGCGTCGCCGGACTTCAAGAAAACACTCTCAGTGATGGAATCGTTGCACGAACTCATCCCGCCGCTGACCTATCTCACGCAGCCTCACTCTCAATCTCAGCTTTCCTTTTCGCCCTTGATAAGTAATTCGGCGACAACCATTATCCAGCTCATCGCCCCTATGCCTACAGTTCAGTCTTCTACAGCGGGCACCATGCCCAGCAAACTAACTGATCCTCTTGCGGAGCACCGCGCTACGTTGAAGACATGTCTCGGGGAACTGCAATCACCCGAAGCCCCCAACCGCACGTGGGCCCTCAACATGCTACATACACTCCTCAAGAGCCCTATCGCATTCAGAGCGGTTGATGTGCCATCACTCTCACACACACTACTGTCAGCATCCCTAGCAGACCCGGAATCATATGTCCACCTAGCCGCAATACCCGTCGTCGTCACCTTGGCAGACCGAGCGCCCAAACCCGTTGTAGGCATCCTAGTCGACGCGTTCATTGACATTGACGAGCGATCCCTGAAGCTTGCCCGAGGAAAGCAGACTGAGGAAAAAGAAAACGAATTGAGAAACGCCATGGACTTTCGGCTGCGTGTTGGTGAAGTGCTGAACAACTTTGTCAACGAGGGCGACATTTGGAACTCGAACGATCGTACTACTATGCGGTATAAATATGCGAAACAGATCACGGAGGCGTGCCTGTCGTTGGCGAGTCGACGTGGTCAGCGTACACAGACTCTGTTAACTCGCACGGAGCTTGCAGAGCAGGAAAAGAGGATTAGGGAGGAGGGCGAGGCAGCTTGGGGCGGTCCCATTCCTAACGTCTTTGATCCAGAGGATGCAGGATCACAGGACAAGGCAGAGTACGAAGCGCTGCAAAAGATTGTTCGCGGTTGGGAGGATACGGGCATCGAAGAAGACGTTCGGATTCGTGCTTCTGCTCTCAGCGTCTTGTCCATTGTCTTTGAGCACCGACTAAACGTGTTGCGGCAACCGACTGTTGATGCAGGACTACAGGTTGTTCTTCTTGTCCTTACTGTGGAAAGAGAGGAGCCCAAGGCATTGTTACGTCGCGCAGCTGTTCTCGCGGTCATGGGCCTATTGCGTAGTTTCGACGCGGCCATTGAACGTGGACAGGAGCACGAGATTGGGTTGAGTCCGAAGCAGCAGGAAGAACTAGAGCGAGTCGTCAAATGGGTTAGAGATGAAGACGGGGATGCGCTTGTAAGAGGTCACGCGGCAAGCGTAGTCGAAGGACTGGAGACTTTACGACTGAAGAAGCTATACAATGCCAAAGATGACAGCCTAAAGCTCGGGCAGGATCTTGGGCTCGAGGGCAATCTCAGGGGACTCAACGTGCAGCCTCAAATGGAAAGAAATGAGcagaaaaagaagaagattATCGAGGAGATAGAATAA
- a CDS encoding LSM1, Small nuclear ribonucleoprotein (snRNP) protein, producing the protein MAAVAPFNPRPLLQSLVDKDIVVRLKWGETEYKGRLISVDLYMNIQLSNTEEFVNGVSSGTLGQVLIRCNNVLWIGKAEEVEPKATKDTAMSG; encoded by the exons ATGGCT GCTGTTGCACCCTTCAATCCCCGACCACTCCTCCAGAGCTT GGTCGACAAAGACATCGTTGTCCGATTAAAGTGGGGCGAAACCGAGTACAAGGGCAGACTCATCTCCGTCGACCTCTACATGAACATCCAGCTGTCCAACACGGAGGAATTCGTCAACGGAGTTAGCTCAGGAACGCTCGGACAAGTGCTCATCCGCTGCAACAATGTGCTCTGGATCGGCAAGGCCGAAGAGGTGGAACCCAAGGCCACCAAAGACACGGCCATGAGTGGTTGA
- a CDS encoding Smg4-UPF3 multi-domain protein: MAPQPGANGVLPVTLLQKNAPAQTPRGPKAAQPRLKLICRRLPPGLTKAEFIEALGDEWKLGAGKIDWINYRKGKISTDAAKPSKPARAYIHVTKQDHVKVLGDHVRTITFHDATKSWQDPVLVGPPTLEYAPYPKMPGGRRRNDNRQGTIDQDQEFKDFLESLTNPITKPAAPENEGQKEKVKTTPLIEALREKKANRDKPSTKANRQGRGEGKEDVVERGEKKILAKPGKENALNAGDKNRRLSKADKAQATKEAVKILNKEASSSKSAAATSNDKASSSPALERKRGNVAIAKSMLQRDLGVGPAPNRRRGTKREVGTAAPEAAVQAKESKVVEEKAKETPVAAPTAAPIEKAAQANRKERPTRAERRAFKANQGEKPNEKPATTEPKAQTAPKTPAPQILKKPQAAQTPTAPKGPGASRAPPTEPAAARNNTSTGQPLTTPAKAETTPGPVANNAPKAIPASPAPAPTSKQAFLKHANPSQGITEPLIEEAMKAYGGIDKVEIDKRKGFAYVDFAEPEGLQKAMAASPIKIAQGAVQVLERKEKVARNPRFNGPPTGPARGGGRPAADTTSTAPAVPPPAAPVATANATT, encoded by the exons ATGGCTCCCCAGCCGGGCGCCAATGGCGTCCTACCCGTCACACTTCTTCAGAAGAACGCGCCTGCTCAAACACCCCGCGGCCCCAAAGCGGCGCAGCCCCGCCTGAAGCTGATATGTCGCCGACTCCCCCCAGGCCTCACCAAAGCCGAGTTCATCGAGGCCCTCGGTGATGAGTGGAAGCTAGGAGCCGGCAAGATTGACTGGATCAACTACAGGAAGGGCAAGATCTCTACAGA TGCCGCCAAACCCTCTAAACCAGCCCGAGCCTACATACATGTTACGAAGCAGGACCACGTCAAAGTACTCGGCGACCATGTTCGTACCATTACCTTCCACGACGCCACAAAGTCCTGGCAAGACCCTGTCCTCGTCGGCCCTCCAACTCTCGAATACGCCCCCTACCCTAAGATGCCTGGTGGACGCCGAAGGAATGACAACCGCCAAGGCACCATCGACCAAGACCAGGAGTTCAAGGACTTCCTCGAGAGCCTCACAAACCCCATCACCAAGCCTGCCGCCCCCGAGAACGAAGGCCAAAAGGAAAAGGTCAAGACGACGCCTCTGATTGAAGCGCTGCGGGAGAAGAAGGCTAATAGGGATAAGCCGAGCACCAAGGCAAACAGACAGGGACGTGGAGAGGGCAAGGAAGATGTTGTAGAGCGTGGTGAGAAGAAGATCCTGGCCAAACCAGGCAAGGAAAATGCTCTCAATGCCGGAGACAAGAACCGCCGTCTAAGCAAAGCTGACAAGGCTCAAGCAACTAAGGAGGCTGTGAAGATTCTCAACAAGGAAGCCTCGTCCTCCAAGTCGGCCGCTGCCACCTCAAACGACAAAGCCTCTAGCAGTCCAGCACTTGAACGAAAGCGTGGTAATGTCGCAATCGCAAAATCCATGTTGCAACGTGACCTGGGTGTTGGACCAGCTCCTAACCGCAGACGTGGAACAAAGCGTGAGGTTGGCACAGCTGCGCCTGAAGCTGCCGTTCAAGCAAAGGAGAGCAAGGTCGTTGAAGAAAAGGCAAAGGAAACACCAGTTGCAGCACCCACTGCTGCTCCTATAGAGAAGGCTGCCCAGGCAAACAGAAAGGAACGCCCAACTAGAGCAGAGCGCCGCGCATTCAAGGCGAACCAGGGCGAGAAACCAAACGAGAAGCCTGCAACTACTGAGCCAAAAGCTCAAACAGCACCAAAGACTCCTGCGCCTCAAATCCTCAAGAAGCCTCAAGCTGCTCAGACTCCGACCGCCCCGAAGGGTCCAGGTGCCTCACGAGCTCCACCTACTGAGCCTGCTGCTGCTAGAAACAACACTAGTACAGGCCAGCCCCTGACCACCCCAGCAAAGGCAGAGACAACGCCTGGTCCAGTGGCTAACAACGCCCCCAAAGCTATACCCGCATCACCTGCGCCTGCACCTACGAGCAAACAAGCGTTCCTCAAGCATGCAAACCCCAGTCAGGGTATCACCGAGCCCCTCATCGAAGAGGCCATGAAGGCATATGGAGGCATTGACAAAGTCGAAATTGACAAGCGCAAAGGTTTCGCCTACGTCGACTTTGCCGAACCCGAAGGCCTGCAAAAGGCCATGGCTGCCAGCCCGATCAAAATAGCTCAGGGCGCAGTCCAAGTGCTCGAGCGCAAGGAGAAGGTGGCTAGGAACCCTCGCTTCAACGGCCCACCAACCGGCCCTGCTCGTGGCGGCGGTC GTCCCGCTGCCGATACTACGTCTACCGCTCCAGCTGTTCCCCCGCCTGCTGCACCCGTAGCCACGGCCAATGCTACCACGTGA